The Virgibacillus phasianinus genome includes a window with the following:
- a CDS encoding carbon-nitrogen family hydrolase, translated as MKHTVAMIQLDIKYGDPKSNFTHASTQIEKAAIAGADIVLLPELWTTGYDLTRLDEIADNHARKSIAFLQEQARKHNVSLVGGSVAEKYEDGVRNTLLVIDEKGELVHKYSKLHLFQLMDEHIYLEEGEDDAEFELAGVKSTGFICYDIRFPEWMRKSALQGAKVMYVVAEWPNPRIDHWKTLLQARAIENQCYVVACNRSGADPKNEFGGMSLIVDPWGEIIAEGSRREEIVVGEIDFALVDEVRKRIPVFRDRREGRY; from the coding sequence TTGAAACATACTGTTGCCATGATACAGCTCGATATTAAGTACGGGGATCCAAAGTCCAATTTCACGCATGCTTCGACACAGATTGAGAAAGCCGCAATAGCTGGTGCAGATATAGTTCTGCTTCCGGAGTTATGGACTACTGGCTATGACTTAACAAGATTAGATGAAATAGCCGACAATCATGCCCGGAAATCGATAGCGTTCTTACAGGAGCAAGCAAGAAAACATAATGTTAGTTTAGTAGGGGGATCTGTTGCCGAAAAGTATGAAGACGGGGTACGGAATACATTACTGGTAATAGATGAAAAAGGAGAGCTTGTGCACAAATATAGTAAACTGCATTTATTTCAATTAATGGATGAACATATATACTTGGAAGAGGGCGAGGATGACGCGGAATTTGAATTAGCCGGGGTAAAATCCACTGGGTTTATTTGTTATGATATCCGTTTCCCAGAGTGGATGCGAAAATCAGCATTACAGGGTGCAAAGGTAATGTATGTCGTAGCAGAATGGCCGAATCCTCGGATTGATCATTGGAAAACTTTACTTCAGGCCCGTGCTATCGAAAATCAATGTTATGTTGTGGCATGTAATAGAAGTGGGGCTGATCCAAAAAATGAATTTGGCGGCATGTCTCTTATTGTTGATCCATGGGGCGAGATTATTGCAGAAGGAAGTAGAAGAGAAGAAATTGTCGTTGGAGAAATTGACTTTGCGTTAGTTGACGAGGTTAGGAAACGGATACCCGTGTTTAGGGACCGGCGGGAAGGGCGGTACTAA
- a CDS encoding IDEAL domain-containing protein, producing the protein MLTVKMLKPYYIKTENDYVRIILAYQYFALFINEKVYQFVPTKAKEIQINRRTQKVVNTDALFAFQKGKDVIQVAMSELISIPDFLLQLNEIAKPYYINETEEEINFKNENATIISELEQENIKRLIDQALDDRNRAAFERLVELL; encoded by the coding sequence ATGCTAACCGTAAAAATGTTAAAGCCATACTACATTAAGACAGAAAACGATTATGTTCGAATTATCTTAGCTTATCAGTATTTTGCTTTATTTATTAATGAAAAGGTATATCAGTTTGTCCCCACCAAAGCTAAGGAAATTCAAATAAATCGAAGGACACAGAAGGTCGTCAATACCGATGCACTGTTCGCCTTTCAAAAAGGCAAAGATGTCATTCAAGTTGCTATGAGTGAGCTTATATCCATTCCTGATTTTTTGCTACAACTTAATGAAATTGCAAAACCCTATTATATAAACGAAACGGAAGAGGAAATTAACTTCAAAAATGAAAACGCTACCATTATTAGTGAGTTGGAACAAGAAAATATCAAGCGGCTAATTGATCAAGCATTAGATGATCGTAACAGAGCTGCATTTGAAAGACTTGTGGAACTATTATAA
- a CDS encoding penicillin-binding transpeptidase domain-containing protein has protein sequence MKKVVVLLSIMICMLLVACSNDEVSPNDRFDTYVKNWHKKDFAKMYDMLAEKSKSAYPTEGYVDRYKKIYKDLGVSDLKINYQKLNEKEVEKALEKGKATYPFSVTMNTIAGEISFDYQAKLVQQGEDEKKNWYVKWNPGFIFPALKEGGDINIQTEHPRRGEILDRNRLPLAINDTVWEVGIIPSKFGDDKEAKIKEIAELLDMDPATIKSKLDADWVKPDLFVPITKVPQTKKNLDKLWATGPVAGREVTGRVYPYGESAAHLVGYIGKITAEELKKKENGTYSANDMIGKRGLEQLYDKKLRGEEGVKILVTQDGQEDVVLAEKPVKDGENIMLTIDAELQKNIYQSYNGEGGTTAAIDPKTGEALALVSSPSFNPNEFVYGISQSKLNELQEDPLQPLINKFAATYVPGSVIKPVTASIGLQSGDIDPSEGIEINGLTWSPGEAFGDYKIHRVSESNGPVDLADALIRSDNIYFAMKTLDMGSETFINGLHKFGFGEEIPFAYPIQTSTISTDGKLNEKVLLANSGYGQGEMQMSALHLAATYTPILNQGNMIKPILLKEEDPGQIWKKDLITMDQVAFLQDTLRKVVTLDKGTANDAQKADFPISGKTGTAELKKTKDEKSGQENVWFVGYPSESEDILIAMMIEHAEDESGSSYAVKKVTKILAEYK, from the coding sequence ATGAAAAAAGTGGTAGTTCTTTTATCTATCATGATTTGCATGCTTCTTGTTGCTTGTTCGAATGACGAAGTATCACCTAATGATCGATTTGATACATATGTTAAGAACTGGCATAAAAAAGATTTTGCGAAAATGTATGATATGCTTGCGGAAAAATCGAAATCAGCCTATCCGACGGAAGGGTATGTTGATCGTTACAAGAAAATATATAAGGATTTAGGCGTGTCTGATTTAAAAATCAATTATCAAAAATTAAATGAAAAGGAAGTAGAAAAAGCACTCGAGAAAGGAAAAGCAACTTATCCTTTTTCCGTTACTATGAACACCATTGCTGGGGAAATTTCATTTGATTATCAAGCAAAACTTGTTCAACAAGGCGAAGATGAAAAGAAAAACTGGTACGTAAAATGGAATCCGGGATTTATTTTTCCTGCGCTGAAGGAAGGCGGCGACATTAACATCCAGACAGAGCATCCAAGACGCGGAGAAATACTCGATCGGAATCGCCTACCTCTGGCGATCAATGATACCGTTTGGGAAGTTGGTATCATACCAAGTAAATTCGGTGATGACAAAGAAGCGAAAATAAAAGAAATCGCTGAATTGCTAGACATGGATCCAGCAACGATCAAAAGTAAATTAGATGCAGATTGGGTTAAACCAGATCTGTTTGTTCCAATTACAAAAGTTCCGCAAACAAAAAAAAATCTGGATAAATTGTGGGCTACAGGTCCTGTCGCCGGAAGAGAAGTAACCGGTCGTGTTTATCCGTACGGTGAATCAGCTGCCCATTTGGTTGGCTACATTGGTAAAATAACAGCAGAAGAACTTAAGAAAAAAGAAAACGGAACATATTCAGCGAATGATATGATTGGTAAGCGCGGGCTTGAGCAATTATATGACAAGAAGCTGCGCGGTGAAGAAGGTGTCAAAATTCTTGTCACCCAGGATGGGCAGGAAGATGTTGTGCTAGCAGAGAAACCCGTAAAAGATGGCGAAAACATTATGCTTACGATAGATGCTGAATTACAAAAGAACATTTATCAATCGTACAATGGTGAGGGTGGTACAACAGCGGCAATTGATCCGAAAACTGGTGAAGCACTAGCACTTGTCAGCAGTCCATCCTTTAACCCAAATGAATTTGTATATGGAATCTCACAATCAAAATTAAATGAATTACAAGAAGACCCGCTTCAACCGCTAATTAATAAATTTGCAGCGACCTATGTTCCAGGATCAGTTATTAAGCCAGTAACTGCCTCAATTGGCCTGCAAAGTGGTGACATAGATCCTAGTGAAGGCATTGAAATAAATGGACTAACGTGGAGTCCAGGAGAAGCATTTGGCGATTACAAAATTCACCGGGTCTCCGAATCGAACGGTCCAGTCGACCTTGCCGATGCGTTAATCCGATCTGACAATATTTATTTTGCGATGAAAACACTAGATATGGGAAGTGAAACATTTATTAATGGATTACACAAATTTGGGTTCGGTGAGGAAATTCCTTTTGCCTATCCAATTCAAACTTCCACGATTTCAACAGATGGTAAGCTGAATGAAAAAGTATTGCTGGCGAATTCCGGCTATGGACAGGGGGAAATGCAGATGAGTGCACTCCACCTTGCAGCTACCTATACACCGATACTGAATCAGGGTAATATGATCAAACCTATTTTATTAAAAGAAGAGGATCCCGGTCAGATTTGGAAAAAAGATTTAATAACGATGGATCAGGTAGCATTCCTGCAAGATACATTGCGAAAGGTTGTAACACTTGATAAAGGAACGGCTAATGACGCACAAAAAGCTGACTTCCCTATTTCTGGTAAAACAGGCACCGCTGAATTAAAGAAAACTAAGGATGAAAAATCCGGTCAGGAAAATGTCTGGTTTGTCGGATATCCGAGTGAATCCGAGGATATTCTGATTGCAATGATGATTGAGCATGCTGAAGATGAAAGCGGCAGTTCTTACGCCGTTAAAAAGGTAACAAAAATTCTAGCAGAATATAAATAA
- a CDS encoding LCP family protein, whose amino-acid sequence MDTRTGKRQTKKKRKWPYWVGGIIVLLILAVGLYLYYLYDKVEDTVANMHEPLSRDADPDRQKELESIVKNKKSINVLLLGVDQREHDVGRSDTMILMSLNPRTNKMIMVSIPRDTYVEIPRRGMDKINHAYAFGGTDLSVKTVEKAFDIPVHFYVKVNMEGFKQGIDALGGVTVKNDQAFSQGGETFKTGSIHLSGEEALKYIRMRKEDPRGDLGRNERQRSVIKAAMDEAASFSSITKVSDILSILGGNVTTNLNMDKMQTLFTDYRDTRKNIETMEIGGSGDVINGVWYYIVPEQEMDRITQAIKTNMKEN is encoded by the coding sequence TTGGATACAAGAACTGGAAAGCGTCAAACAAAGAAAAAACGTAAATGGCCTTATTGGGTTGGCGGAATCATTGTACTGTTAATCCTTGCAGTTGGTTTATATCTTTATTATTTATACGATAAAGTGGAAGACACTGTGGCAAATATGCACGAGCCACTGTCGCGGGATGCGGATCCTGACAGGCAGAAAGAATTGGAATCGATTGTAAAAAACAAAAAATCCATAAACGTATTGCTGCTTGGAGTGGATCAGCGGGAACATGATGTAGGTCGTTCGGATACGATGATTCTGATGTCCCTTAATCCGCGGACAAATAAGATGATTATGGTAAGTATCCCCCGTGATACATATGTAGAAATTCCGAGAAGAGGAATGGATAAAATTAATCACGCATATGCTTTCGGTGGTACAGATTTATCTGTTAAAACAGTTGAAAAGGCATTTGATATTCCCGTTCATTTTTATGTAAAGGTTAATATGGAAGGATTTAAACAGGGGATTGATGCCCTAGGTGGAGTAACTGTTAAAAACGACCAGGCATTTTCACAGGGTGGCGAAACTTTTAAAACAGGTTCCATCCACCTCAGTGGTGAAGAAGCTCTTAAGTATATCCGCATGCGCAAGGAAGATCCACGTGGTGATCTTGGACGAAATGAACGGCAGCGCAGTGTCATAAAAGCTGCGATGGACGAAGCCGCAAGTTTTTCCAGTATTACGAAGGTCAGCGACATTCTAAGTATTCTTGGCGGCAATGTAACTACAAACTTAAACATGGATAAAATGCAGACATTATTTACTGATTATCGTGATACAAGAAAAAATATCGAAACAATGGAAATCGGTGGTAGTGGCGATGTGATTAATGGAGTCTGGTATTATATTGTGCCGGAGCAAGAAATGGATCGAATTACACAGGCAATCAAGACAAACATGAAAGAAAATTAG
- a CDS encoding anti-repressor SinI family protein, with amino-acid sequence MIKVVKETGLDCEWVELLQEAKSIGITVEEVRMFLCKTLEEER; translated from the coding sequence ATGATAAAAGTGGTGAAGGAAACAGGTCTTGATTGTGAATGGGTTGAGTTGCTGCAGGAAGCAAAGAGCATCGGAATAACAGTAGAGGAGGTTCGAATGTTTCTTTGCAAAACACTGGAAGAAGAGAGATAG
- a CDS encoding helix-turn-helix domain-containing protein, with translation MIGEKIKQLRQDKKMSISELAEKAGVAKSYLSSIERNLQSNPSIQFIEKIGAVLGVTVNDILREDQANAIDQLDGEWLKIVQEAMESGVTKEQFKEYLEFNKWRKKQDN, from the coding sequence TTGATCGGTGAAAAAATTAAACAACTGCGCCAAGATAAAAAAATGTCCATATCTGAACTTGCGGAGAAAGCTGGTGTAGCTAAATCATACTTAAGCTCTATAGAACGCAATCTCCAGTCAAATCCGTCAATCCAATTTATTGAGAAAATAGGTGCTGTATTAGGTGTCACTGTAAATGATATACTGCGCGAGGATCAAGCAAATGCAATAGACCAACTTGATGGTGAATGGTTGAAAATAGTGCAGGAAGCAATGGAATCAGGAGTTACAAAGGAACAGTTCAAAGAATACCTCGAGTTTAATAAATGGAGAAAAAAACAGGATAACTAA
- a CDS encoding SIS domain-containing protein, translated as MNYFSEIQELLTIVEKQENKVMNAAAGCVANSIINEGVIHLFGCGHSHLLTEETYYRAGGLVPVHPILHEPLMLHEGAIQSSELERQNNYARLFMGKQDIQSGDVMMVFSNSGRNPVPVDVALIAKEKGAKVIGITSITYAKSQPSRHQLGKYLHDVADIVIDNHAPIGDAVLNHSNVAVSYGPVSTTIGSAIINHVFAEAITIIAEQQIEPPVFLSGNLEGADEHNRMVMQKYQHRLLF; from the coding sequence ATGAATTATTTTTCAGAAATACAGGAATTGCTTACTATCGTAGAAAAGCAAGAGAATAAGGTGATGAATGCTGCAGCTGGCTGTGTAGCAAATTCGATAATTAACGAAGGGGTTATTCATTTATTCGGTTGTGGGCACTCGCATCTGCTTACGGAGGAAACTTATTATCGTGCGGGTGGACTAGTCCCCGTACATCCGATTTTACATGAGCCGCTAATGTTGCATGAGGGAGCTATTCAGTCATCTGAGCTGGAACGACAAAACAATTATGCGCGCTTGTTTATGGGAAAGCAGGACATTCAATCGGGTGATGTGATGATGGTATTTTCCAATTCCGGGAGAAACCCCGTGCCTGTTGACGTTGCATTAATTGCCAAGGAAAAAGGCGCTAAAGTCATTGGTATTACTTCTATTACATATGCCAAAAGTCAGCCATCGCGCCATCAGCTTGGCAAGTATCTGCATGACGTGGCGGATATCGTGATTGATAACCACGCGCCAATCGGTGATGCTGTGTTAAACCATTCAAATGTTGCTGTAAGTTATGGACCAGTTTCTACTACAATTGGCTCAGCGATTATCAATCATGTTTTTGCAGAGGCTATCACAATAATAGCCGAGCAACAAATAGAACCACCCGTATTTTTGAGTGGAAACCTTGAAGGTGCCGATGAACATAACCGAATGGTCATGCAGAAATATCAGCATCGATTATTATTTTAA
- a CDS encoding VanZ family protein yields MTKINYWLLPIGWMGLIFYSSATPYQDQDIKPFMTNKLDLSFLVPFVENVTLYYHHSEVSVDALGIEGFVEFFVRKGAHVSVYFILMVLFYVACKKTMSVSSSKRLLLSYIFTSLYAILDELHQGFTQNRTPYIGDVGLDMSGALAALILIILFAAFKKKSIAKNTFS; encoded by the coding sequence GTGACCAAAATTAATTATTGGCTCCTGCCAATTGGCTGGATGGGCCTTATTTTTTACTCGTCTGCCACACCATACCAGGATCAGGATATTAAACCATTTATGACAAATAAATTAGATCTTTCCTTTCTAGTTCCATTTGTGGAGAATGTTACGTTGTATTATCATCATTCAGAGGTGAGTGTTGATGCACTTGGGATTGAAGGGTTTGTGGAATTCTTCGTAAGGAAGGGTGCACATGTTTCCGTTTATTTCATATTGATGGTCCTGTTCTATGTTGCTTGCAAGAAAACGATGAGCGTATCATCCTCGAAAAGATTATTACTCTCATACATTTTCACAAGTTTATACGCTATTCTGGATGAACTTCACCAGGGATTCACCCAGAATCGAACACCATATATAGGTGATGTAGGGCTGGATATGTCAGGGGCGTTAGCGGCTTTGATTTTAATCATTTTATTTGCCGCATTTAAAAAGAAAAGTATAGCAAAAAATACATTTTCCTAG
- the nagE gene encoding N-acetylglucosamine-specific PTS transporter subunit IIBC produces MLGYLQRLGKSLMLPIAMLPAAALLVRLGAEDVFNIPFVTAAGNGILQHLGLIFAIGIAIGFSKDGNGAAALSGAVGYQVLTNGYEAINSDLNLGVLAGIIAGIAAGHLYNKFHDIQLPEFLAFFGGKRFVPIVTSVLMVIVSGLIGVLWGPVQDAINALGNWFINSGAIGVGSYGFFNRLLIPIGLHHVMNTLIWFDFGTFVDAAGNTWHGEINRFLNGDPDAGFFMAGYFPIMMFGLPGACLAMYATAKKHRKAAVGGFLGSIALTSFLTGITEPIEYSFMFLSPLLYVVHAILTGLSMMVSFWFGIKDGFGFSAGLIDYVLNFGIASKPLLLLVQGIVFGFIYFIIFYVLIKKFNLKTPGREDEDEVYVEENEQTGAPSTGKGRKDYDGKAYHYLNALGGPENIKSLDYCATRLRLQMNDMDQVDEKALKRQGANGVMKVNKKNLQVIVGTTVEFLADAMQKRMNQGNMQAPADEKASVENEAPVSSKPANEFNSAAFAMPVKGEIMSIADVPDQVFSQKMMGDGFAIAPEDGTYTSPVNGEIISVFPTKHAIGVRSESGLEILVHIGLDTVELNGQGFDVYVKEGDIVRKGDILVRVDLAYMKENATSHISPIVFTNLEENEQVSLLQTGTIELGRTGIVEIK; encoded by the coding sequence ATGTTAGGTTATTTGCAACGTCTTGGAAAATCATTGATGCTTCCAATTGCAATGCTGCCTGCCGCTGCATTACTGGTTCGACTGGGAGCAGAAGATGTATTTAATATTCCATTTGTAACTGCTGCTGGTAATGGTATTTTACAGCATTTAGGGCTTATTTTTGCTATTGGGATTGCCATTGGGTTCTCAAAGGATGGTAATGGTGCTGCAGCCTTATCAGGTGCTGTTGGCTATCAAGTTCTGACAAATGGGTATGAAGCAATTAATAGTGATCTTAATCTTGGAGTGCTAGCCGGGATTATTGCTGGTATTGCTGCTGGGCATTTATATAATAAATTTCATGATATTCAGCTGCCAGAGTTCTTAGCATTTTTTGGCGGAAAGCGATTTGTGCCGATTGTTACATCGGTGCTAATGGTCATTGTATCCGGATTAATAGGTGTATTATGGGGACCTGTCCAGGATGCAATTAATGCATTAGGTAATTGGTTTATCAACTCAGGTGCTATTGGGGTTGGATCATATGGATTCTTTAACCGTTTGTTAATTCCAATTGGGTTACATCATGTTATGAACACGTTAATTTGGTTTGACTTCGGAACGTTTGTTGATGCTGCAGGAAATACGTGGCATGGGGAAATTAATCGATTTTTAAACGGAGATCCCGACGCAGGATTCTTTATGGCCGGGTACTTCCCAATCATGATGTTTGGTTTGCCTGGTGCGTGTCTCGCGATGTATGCAACAGCGAAAAAACATCGTAAGGCAGCTGTCGGAGGATTCCTTGGAAGTATTGCACTAACTTCTTTTTTAACGGGAATCACAGAACCGATTGAGTATTCATTCATGTTCTTAAGTCCATTGCTATACGTCGTTCATGCAATACTAACCGGACTGTCCATGATGGTTTCATTCTGGTTTGGAATTAAAGATGGCTTCGGTTTCTCAGCGGGGCTTATCGATTATGTGCTTAACTTTGGAATTGCATCGAAACCATTGCTCTTACTCGTGCAAGGTATCGTATTTGGATTTATCTATTTCATTATTTTCTACGTATTAATTAAAAAGTTCAATCTTAAAACACCTGGTCGTGAGGATGAAGATGAAGTTTATGTAGAGGAAAATGAACAAACAGGAGCTCCTTCTACTGGAAAGGGCCGCAAAGATTATGATGGAAAGGCGTATCATTATTTAAACGCATTAGGCGGCCCGGAAAATATTAAGTCACTGGACTATTGTGCGACAAGACTGCGCTTGCAAATGAATGATATGGATCAGGTTGATGAAAAGGCGTTGAAACGTCAAGGTGCTAATGGTGTGATGAAGGTAAACAAGAAAAATTTACAGGTAATTGTTGGGACAACTGTTGAATTTTTAGCTGACGCTATGCAAAAAAGAATGAATCAGGGAAATATGCAGGCCCCTGCAGATGAAAAAGCTTCAGTTGAAAATGAGGCGCCTGTTTCATCGAAGCCTGCAAACGAGTTTAATTCTGCAGCCTTTGCGATGCCGGTTAAGGGTGAAATTATGTCTATTGCCGATGTGCCGGATCAAGTGTTTTCACAAAAAATGATGGGAGATGGCTTTGCAATTGCTCCTGAGGATGGCACATATACATCCCCAGTGAATGGTGAAATCATCAGTGTATTCCCGACAAAACATGCGATAGGGGTTCGGTCAGAATCCGGTCTGGAAATATTAGTGCATATTGGATTAGACACGGTGGAGTTAAATGGACAAGGATTCGATGTATATGTAAAAGAAGGTGACATTGTTAGAAAAGGTGATATACTCGTTCGAGTTGATCTAGCTTATATGAAAGAAAATGCAACATCTCATATATCACCTATCGTGTTTACTAACCTCGAAGAAAATGAGCAGGTTAGTCTGCTGCAAACGGGAACAATTGAACTAGGCAGGACAGGCATTGTTGAAATAAAATAA
- a CDS encoding GntR family transcriptional regulator, whose product MIDKNSPLPIYYQLEEEIRLLIQTEKLSPGELLPSEREYAERYNISRMTVRQAINNLAAEGLLYRQKGRGTFVSEKKFEQDLQGLTSFSEDMRARGLTPSNKLLSFQTLHANERIAELLRLNKNDEVYEIKRIRYANESPVAVETIYTPKHLVGNLTDANVVESFYKYIETNLNLNISYGDQMIESVLANEFEIENLHVKAGDPVLLIQRITYLSDENATPLEYVKSAYRADKYKFKLQMRR is encoded by the coding sequence ATGATTGACAAAAATTCGCCATTACCTATTTATTATCAGCTGGAGGAAGAAATTCGCCTGCTGATTCAAACGGAAAAATTAAGTCCTGGTGAATTATTACCTTCGGAGCGGGAGTATGCGGAGCGTTATAATATCAGCCGAATGACTGTAAGACAAGCGATCAACAACTTGGCTGCAGAGGGTCTGCTTTACCGGCAAAAAGGACGAGGTACCTTTGTTTCTGAAAAAAAGTTTGAACAGGATTTACAGGGATTAACGAGCTTCAGCGAAGATATGCGGGCAAGGGGCTTAACACCATCCAATAAGCTACTCAGTTTCCAAACACTTCATGCGAATGAGCGAATTGCGGAGTTGTTAAGATTAAATAAAAATGATGAAGTCTACGAAATAAAACGAATAAGATATGCAAATGAATCACCTGTAGCAGTAGAGACAATTTATACACCCAAACACTTAGTTGGTAACCTAACCGATGCCAATGTAGTAGAATCCTTCTACAAATATATTGAAACAAATTTAAACCTAAACATTTCTTACGGTGATCAGATGATCGAATCCGTTCTGGCAAATGAATTTGAAATTGAAAACCTCCATGTAAAGGCTGGCGACCCAGTATTATTAATTCAACGTATTACGTATTTATCTGATGAAAATGCGACACCACTTGAATATGTGAAATCAGCCTACCGTGCTGACAAATATAAATTCAAACTGCAAATGCGAAGGTAA
- the nagA gene encoding N-acetylglucosamine-6-phosphate deacetylase has translation MNKDKVLVIKNTKIYTENKVMELASLVSVNGKITAVYEKQDVPADFPANAVIIDGTGKSLIPGFIDGHIHGANGADVMDATETALDAIAGVLPKEGTTSFLATTITQSKQEIEAALKNVAAYANKIGHAEVIGVHLEGPFIERSRAGAQPIEYIVDPNIELFKKWQLASGDKIKTITMAPEHDPDGRFIQYLIKNGVNVSAGHTKSGFSEMKQAVTYGVKQVTHICNAMSGIHHRDIGVVGAALQIPELRAELIADTIHVSPEMMQLIYNTMGSKRLILITDAMRAKCLNPGNYELGGQPVKVSADRALLEDGTLAGSILKMNKAVQNMLHLSHVAMEDIIEMASTNPAKQIGLYHMKGSIAVGKDADLLLVDDGLTIHYTICRGSIGFKEE, from the coding sequence ATGAATAAAGACAAGGTACTGGTTATTAAAAACACAAAAATTTATACAGAAAATAAGGTAATGGAACTGGCAAGTTTAGTTTCTGTAAATGGCAAAATTACAGCCGTGTATGAGAAACAGGATGTACCTGCCGATTTTCCAGCAAATGCTGTGATCATTGATGGAACTGGGAAGAGTCTGATTCCTGGTTTTATTGATGGACATATCCATGGGGCAAATGGAGCTGACGTGATGGACGCGACAGAAACGGCCCTTGATGCAATAGCGGGGGTTCTTCCTAAAGAAGGCACGACAAGTTTTCTAGCAACAACCATCACACAGTCTAAACAGGAGATTGAGGCTGCACTTAAAAATGTTGCTGCCTATGCAAATAAAATCGGACATGCGGAAGTGATTGGGGTACACCTGGAAGGACCGTTTATTGAAAGAAGCAGGGCCGGTGCTCAGCCAATTGAATATATAGTTGATCCCAATATCGAGCTGTTTAAAAAATGGCAGCTGGCATCCGGGGACAAAATTAAGACGATAACCATGGCTCCTGAGCATGATCCAGATGGCAGATTTATTCAATACTTAATAAAAAATGGGGTTAATGTTTCAGCAGGACATACAAAAAGCGGATTTTCGGAAATGAAACAAGCGGTCACATATGGAGTGAAACAAGTTACTCATATCTGCAACGCAATGTCAGGCATTCATCACCGGGATATTGGTGTTGTTGGGGCCGCCTTGCAGATTCCGGAATTACGGGCCGAATTAATCGCGGACACCATTCATGTTTCCCCTGAAATGATGCAATTAATTTATAACACAATGGGAAGCAAACGTCTTATTCTAATCACGGATGCGATGCGAGCTAAATGCTTGAATCCGGGAAATTATGAGTTAGGTGGACAACCTGTAAAGGTTTCTGCTGACCGCGCGTTACTGGAGGATGGAACACTTGCGGGAAGTATTTTGAAAATGAATAAAGCAGTTCAAAATATGCTGCATTTATCACATGTAGCAATGGAGGACATTATCGAAATGGCTTCCACGAACCCTGCAAAACAAATTGGGCTTTATCATATGAAAGGGAGCATCGCTGTCGGCAAAGATGCAGACCTTCTGCTTGTTGACGATGGATTAACCATTCATTATACGATTTGCCGGGGAAGTATTGGATTTAAGGAGGAATAG
- the nagB gene encoding glucosamine-6-phosphate deaminase, protein MNIVKVKNYDEMSNKACQVLVDRMNKVNNPVLGLATGSTPEGLYKELIKTSRKGDVSFKHTTTFNLDEYIGLSKSNANSYHYYMKNHLFQYIDVNMDNVHVPKGDVLDIKKECQEYEKSIRSHGNIDLQILGLGANGHIGFNEPGTSFNSRTHIVDLAESTRQANARFFDSYNDVPEQAITMGIETILESKEIIVLVSGNKKAEALSRLVNGKISEDFPASVLKEHIHVTVIADEAALSAM, encoded by the coding sequence ATGAATATAGTGAAAGTGAAAAATTATGATGAGATGAGCAATAAAGCCTGCCAGGTACTGGTGGATCGGATGAACAAGGTGAATAATCCAGTTCTTGGTCTTGCCACTGGATCCACACCGGAAGGGCTATATAAAGAATTAATTAAAACATCCCGCAAAGGTGACGTTTCTTTTAAACATACAACTACTTTTAATTTAGATGAATATATTGGCCTGTCAAAAAGCAACGCAAATAGCTATCATTATTATATGAAGAACCACCTTTTCCAGTATATTGATGTCAATATGGATAATGTACATGTACCAAAAGGGGATGTACTGGATATCAAGAAAGAATGTCAGGAATATGAAAAATCAATTCGCTCACATGGAAATATTGATCTGCAAATATTAGGGCTTGGGGCAAATGGACACATTGGATTTAATGAACCCGGTACTTCATTCAACAGTAGAACACATATCGTTGATTTAGCGGAATCAACGCGTCAGGCGAATGCAAGGTTTTTCGATTCGTATAATGATGTACCTGAACAGGCCATCACCATGGGGATAGAAACAATTTTGGAGAGCAAGGAAATAATTGTGCTTGTTTCAGGAAACAAAAAAGCTGAAGCGTTATCCAGACTTGTAAATGGTAAGATAAGTGAAGACTTTCCAGCGTCAGTTCTCAAAGAACATATTCATGTTACGGTAATTGCGGATGAAGCGGCGTTATCAGCTATGTAA